The Bacteroidota bacterium genome segment AAAGATCAGGCATATTTTTACAACACATCATACAGCAGCATGAGCGGTGAGCGGTGAGAGGTGAGAGATGAGAGGTGAGAAGTGAGTTGTGAGTCGGATTGGCGCTAGCCGATAGAATTAAAAAGCAAAAAAGAACCAAAAATGGCAAATAGCACCCCTAAACCCCTAAACTCTAAACCCTAAACCCTGCAATCTGAACCCTGCAACCCCAGTTGATTGACGATCAACGATTAACGAATAGTGATTTTTGAAGTTACGGTAGCAGAAAGTTCTTTGGCTACGCTCGGGATTCGACTAAGTGCACCAACTGCCAGCGAAGCCGGTAAATCTGTGTAATAATAAATCTGTGTAAATCCGTGTAATCTGTGTTTAAAAAAAATCTGTGTTTAAAAAATCTTTGTAAATCTGCATAATCTGTGGTTGCTTCGACTTCGCCTCTACCACATTCATGAATCGTGAGTCGTCAGTCGAATTGCCGCCAGCCGATAGAATTAAAAAGCAAAAAAGAACCAACAATGGCAAATAGCACCCCTAAACCCCTAAACTCTAAACTCCTAAACTCTAAATCCTAAACCCTGCAACCTGAACCCTAATCTTAATCTTCAACGCTTGACCATTTATCAGAAATAAATAATGCCAACCAACTCCACAAAAAGCATTGACAAGCTGCTTGAATTAGGTGAAGGGCAGTATATCGAATTTAAAGAATCATTCGATAAAAGCATACAAAAGGAGATTGTGGCATTTGCAAATGCTTCTGGTGGTACAATATATCTAGGAATTTCGGATACTGGTATTTTAAAGGGCATTGGAATTAATAACAAGCTTAAATCTCAAATTCAGGACATTGCTCATAATTGTGATCCTTCAATTTTAATTGATCTTACAGAAATGGATTCTTTATTGGTAATTGAAATTCCTGAAGGTAAAAACAAGCCTTATTCCTGTTCAACAGGTTTTTATATGCGAATGGGAGCAAATTCCCAAAAAATGACAAGGAATGAGATCCTTTCACTTGCCATTAAATCAGGAAAAGTCAGGTTCGATGAGCAAATTTGCAGCAACTTCGATTGGAAAGACTTCGATGAAGATAAGTTCATGTATTACCTTACACTCCAACGAAAATGGCACCAGTAAGGTCACCGATAAAGTCACCGATAGAGTCACCGATAGAGTCACCGATAACCAGAGATTAATTCTGCAATACATTATTGAACAGTCTGGAATATCAACAAGGGATTTAGCTGAAAAAGTTGGATTATCGCAAAGGAAAATCAAAGAGAACATCGCAAAACTGAAAGCGCTTGGCCTCCTCAAACGCATCGGCCCCGCAAAAGGCGGCCACTGGGAAGTGCTGGAAAAATAACCGACTACAACTAAACGCATACGCCGTCCTATCCGACAGCAGCACCATAAGTGAAGAATCATGCAGGGACTTGTGCAATTACAATATCAGTTTACAGATAGTGACCCTAAACTTCTAAACCCTAAACTTCTAAACCCTAAACCCCTAAACCCTAAACAAGAAACAACAAACAAATCACATAAATCCGTACCTTTAGAGAAAACAACCACATGCTCGACATAAAGAAAACATACGTTACAGATGAAAACAAACGGCCTATAGCTGTTCAAATTGATATCCGAACATTTGAGAAAATCGAACAAGCTTTGGAAGATCATGCACTGGCTAAGTTGATCGAAGAAAATGACCC includes the following:
- a CDS encoding winged helix-turn-helix transcriptional regulator, yielding MRSFHLPLNQEKSGSMSKFAATSIGKTSMKISSCITLHSNENGTSKVTDKVTDRVTDRVTDNQRLILQYIIEQSGISTRDLAEKVGLSQRKIKENIAKLKALGLLKRIGPAKGGHWEVLEK